A stretch of the Filimonas lacunae genome encodes the following:
- the ppk1 gene encoding polyphosphate kinase 1: protein MSKKNLQARDISWLSFNARVLQEANDPTVPLKQRIRFLGIHSNNLDEFFRVRVATLRRMIELGGKKGNMHLEDNPQAILDQIQMTVLQQQNEFNRIWEDILKQLNKEKVYLTNEQNLNKEQQEFVKNFFDESVRANIIPLLIESLPQLPYLRDKSIYLGVVMRKTASAYDQKYSLIEIPSKVVGRFVQLPSPPGEHHIILLEDVIRFNLPYIFSYFGYDHFDAHIFKVTKDAEIDIDNDVSTSFVQKIEKGLKNRRKGKPVRFLYDKEMDAGLLEYLIRRLNLSRRDNIIPGGRIHNFRHFMDFPDVFKAQKKERVPFTHPDLQKAQRVTEVILQKDVMLHLPYHSFGSVIDLLREAAMDPDVTTIKITAYRLAPASRVINALINAARNGKEVVVMLELRARFDEENNLEWKEVLEEEGVKVLIGVANLKVHAKLCVIKKKQGTRIIQYGFVSTGNLNEKTARVYADHCLLTSNRSVMADINRIFKYLENPKTTIQHLRNCNTLLVCPNAMRKRLIAMIDREIKTAKTKKTAKIYIKLNSLSDELLINKLYEAATAGVELNIIVRSIFCPKTDQRRFKQPIHAVSIIDEYLEHARVLIFHNGGKEKMYISSADWMVRNLDHRIEAAVPILQPAIQKELKDIINIQLADNVKARWLDDELSNNYVISGDEKKIRSQIETYQYLYQKTGKHSEASSH from the coding sequence ATGAGCAAAAAGAATCTGCAGGCCAGAGATATCAGTTGGCTTAGTTTTAATGCCCGCGTTTTACAGGAAGCAAATGACCCTACTGTTCCTTTAAAACAAAGGATCCGTTTTTTAGGCATCCATTCCAACAACCTGGATGAATTTTTCCGGGTACGTGTGGCCACCCTCAGAAGAATGATAGAACTGGGCGGCAAGAAAGGAAACATGCACCTCGAAGACAACCCACAGGCTATCCTGGACCAGATTCAAATGACCGTACTGCAACAGCAAAACGAGTTTAACCGCATTTGGGAAGATATACTCAAACAACTGAATAAGGAAAAAGTATACCTGACCAACGAACAAAACCTGAATAAAGAACAGCAGGAGTTTGTGAAAAACTTTTTCGATGAATCGGTAAGGGCCAACATTATTCCCCTGTTGATTGAAAGCCTGCCCCAGCTGCCTTATCTGCGTGATAAGAGTATTTACCTGGGTGTGGTAATGCGTAAAACAGCATCGGCTTACGACCAGAAATATTCATTGATTGAAATCCCCAGCAAGGTAGTGGGCCGCTTTGTACAGCTGCCCTCCCCTCCCGGCGAACACCATATTATATTGCTGGAAGATGTGATCAGGTTTAACCTGCCTTATATCTTCTCCTATTTCGGATACGATCATTTCGATGCTCATATTTTTAAAGTAACCAAAGACGCAGAAATAGACATCGACAACGATGTATCTACGTCCTTTGTACAAAAGATAGAAAAGGGCCTCAAAAACAGGCGTAAGGGCAAACCTGTTCGCTTCCTGTATGATAAGGAAATGGATGCCGGCCTGCTCGAATACCTTATACGCCGTTTAAACCTCAGCCGAAGAGACAACATTATACCTGGTGGCCGTATCCACAACTTCCGGCACTTTATGGATTTCCCCGATGTATTCAAGGCACAGAAAAAAGAAAGAGTTCCCTTTACACATCCCGATTTACAAAAAGCACAACGGGTAACAGAAGTAATACTGCAGAAAGATGTAATGCTGCATTTACCCTACCATAGCTTTGGCTCGGTAATAGACCTGCTGCGCGAGGCAGCGATGGACCCCGATGTAACTACCATTAAAATAACTGCCTACCGCCTGGCTCCTGCTTCCCGTGTGATCAACGCGCTGATTAACGCAGCACGTAACGGTAAAGAAGTAGTAGTAATGCTGGAACTGCGCGCACGCTTCGATGAAGAAAACAACCTGGAATGGAAAGAAGTGCTGGAAGAAGAAGGCGTAAAAGTATTAATAGGCGTTGCCAACCTCAAAGTACACGCTAAGTTGTGTGTGATTAAGAAAAAACAAGGCACCCGCATTATCCAGTATGGCTTCGTAAGCACCGGAAACCTTAACGAAAAAACAGCCCGTGTATATGCCGATCACTGCCTGCTTACCAGCAACCGTAGCGTAATGGCCGATATCAACCGCATTTTCAAATACCTCGAAAATCCCAAAACCACTATACAGCACCTGCGCAACTGCAACACGCTACTCGTGTGCCCCAACGCCATGCGTAAAAGACTGATAGCGATGATTGACAGGGAAATTAAAACGGCCAAAACCAAAAAAACAGCAAAGATCTATATCAAACTCAACTCTCTCAGCGATGAGTTATTGATTAATAAACTATACGAGGCTGCAACAGCAGGTGTTGAACTCAACATCATTGTTCGCAGCATCTTCTGTCCCAAAACCGACCAGCGCCGGTTTAAGCAACCCATACATGCTGTAAGCATTATCGATGAATATCTCGAACATGCCCGCGTACTCATCTTTCACAACGGCGGTAAAGAAAAGATGTATATCTCTTCTGCCGACTGGATGGTGCGCAACCTCGACCACCGTATAGAAGCCGCAGTACCTATTCTGCAACCCGCTATACAGAAAGAATTAAAAGATATCATTAACATACAACTGGCTGATAATGTTAAAGCACGCTGGCTGGATGACGAGCTATCTAATAACTATGTAATTTCGGGCGACGAAAAAAAGATCAGGTCACAGATAGAAACCTATCAATACCTTTATCAAAAAACCGGAAAGCATAGTGAAGCTAGCAGCCATTGA
- a CDS encoding Ppx/GppA phosphatase family protein has translation MKLAAIDIGSNAARLLIVEVVEKEKGDTQFNKLNLVRVPLRLGFDVFEKGEISSHKTNMILQTMKAYSHLLKVYEVDHVKACATSAMRDATNAVDIIHQVKLETGIEIKVISGNEEASFIYENHIAENLDREHSYLYIDVGGGSTELTFFSDNRLKYKESFNIGTIRLLKNQVEESQWQEMKEHLKLNTKSPWPITAIGSGGNINKVFSLSKKKEGKPLTSDLLRDYYKELSSVSLDERMRLYKLREDRADVIIPALQIYINIMRWADIDEIYVPKIGLADGLIQILYNEISKATWLTQ, from the coding sequence GTGAAGCTAGCAGCCATTGACATAGGAAGTAATGCTGCCCGTCTGCTGATTGTAGAAGTGGTAGAAAAAGAAAAAGGCGATACTCAGTTTAATAAATTAAACCTGGTGCGGGTTCCCCTGCGGCTGGGTTTTGATGTGTTTGAAAAAGGCGAAATAAGCAGTCATAAAACCAATATGATACTGCAAACCATGAAAGCCTATAGCCATTTACTGAAAGTGTATGAGGTAGACCATGTAAAAGCCTGTGCCACCAGCGCCATGCGCGACGCTACCAATGCAGTAGATATCATTCACCAGGTAAAACTGGAAACAGGTATCGAAATAAAGGTGATTTCAGGTAATGAAGAAGCTTCTTTTATCTATGAAAACCATATTGCCGAAAACCTCGATCGCGAGCATTCCTACCTGTATATAGATGTAGGTGGTGGCAGCACTGAGCTTACCTTCTTTTCCGATAACAGGCTCAAATACAAAGAATCTTTTAACATTGGCACCATTCGCCTGCTCAAAAACCAGGTAGAAGAAAGCCAGTGGCAGGAAATGAAAGAGCATCTGAAGCTCAATACCAAAAGCCCCTGGCCTATCACCGCCATTGGTTCAGGTGGTAACATCAACAAAGTATTCTCCCTCAGCAAGAAAAAAGAAGGCAAACCCCTTACTTCCGACCTGCTGCGCGACTATTACAAAGAGCTGTCCAGCGTTTCCCTCGACGAAAGAATGCGCCTGTACAAGTTGCGTGAAGACCGGGCCGACGTTATTATTCCCGCCCTCCAGATTTATATCAACATCATGCGATGGGCAGATATTGACGAAATATATGTGCCTAAAATTGGCCTGGCCGATGGTCTTATACAAATACTCTACAACGAAATAAGCAAAGCCACCTGGTTAACACAATGA
- the panD gene encoding aspartate 1-decarboxylase has translation MQIEVLKSKVHRAVLTEANLNYVGSLTLDEELMEAANMIENEKIQVVNVNNGERIETYLIKGKRGSGTCCLNGPAARKGAVGDIIIIISYATMDFEAAKTWKPAIVFPKDGNKL, from the coding sequence ATGCAAATAGAAGTATTAAAATCCAAAGTGCACAGGGCTGTTCTTACAGAGGCCAATTTGAATTATGTAGGTAGTTTAACATTAGATGAAGAACTGATGGAAGCCGCCAATATGATTGAGAATGAAAAGATTCAGGTGGTGAACGTCAACAATGGCGAACGCATTGAAACCTATCTTATCAAAGGTAAAAGAGGCAGTGGAACCTGTTGTTTAAACGGCCCGGCAGCACGTAAAGGCGCAGTCGGTGATATCATCATCATCATCTCTTACGCCACTATGGACTTTGAAGCCGCCAAAACCTGGAAACCCGCAATTGTGTTTCCAAAAGACGGAAACAAACTATAG
- the rfaE2 gene encoding D-glycero-beta-D-manno-heptose 1-phosphate adenylyltransferase, translated as MRNAAHIPHKITTLSKLQHLIAGWRVLGKTIAFTNGCFDILHEGHIFSLSQAASEADILIVGVNSDASTKRLKGPTRPVNNEQSRALLLASLVMTDAVVVFEEDTPFNLITAIMPDVLVKGGDYTIEQIVGAKEVLANGGRVVINPIVEGFSTTGLIELIQKQKA; from the coding sequence ATGAGAAACGCAGCACACATCCCGCATAAAATTACCACATTAAGCAAGCTGCAACACCTGATAGCTGGTTGGCGTGTACTGGGTAAAACAATCGCATTTACCAATGGTTGCTTTGACATACTGCACGAAGGCCACATATTTTCCCTGTCGCAGGCAGCCTCCGAAGCAGATATTTTAATAGTAGGTGTAAACAGTGATGCCAGCACCAAACGGTTAAAAGGACCTACCCGCCCGGTGAACAATGAGCAAAGCCGTGCGTTATTACTTGCCTCCCTGGTAATGACCGATGCCGTGGTAGTGTTTGAAGAAGATACTCCTTTTAACCTCATCACCGCTATTATGCCCGATGTGCTGGTAAAAGGTGGCGACTACACCATTGAGCAGATTGTAGGCGCTAAAGAAGTCCTTGCTAATGGCGGCAGGGTAGTGATTAACCCTATTGTAGAAGGATTTTCCACTACCGGGTTAATTGAGTTGATACAGAAGCAAAAAGCATAA
- the panC gene encoding pantoate--beta-alanine ligase has translation MILFKQISQLQQALAAARNENKSIGFVPTMGALHQGHLSLIAQSKRENDITVCSIFVNPTQFNDPKDFEKYPITTAQDIQLSEQAGLDILFMPTVDEMYPNGQQLATPYPLGRIETLLEGAFRPGHFQGVCQVVHHLLNIVQPDAIVMGQKDYQQCMVISKLLEITGLPTQLKLGATLRETDGLAMSSRNVRLSPEARQKATAIYKSLTEISQHITKKDIITLEEEATSFLLKNGFDKVDYISIADAVTLEPVTKPVKDQQLVVLVAAFIDNVRLIDNLLFSFSS, from the coding sequence ATGATCCTTTTTAAACAAATTAGCCAGTTGCAGCAAGCACTTGCAGCGGCCAGAAACGAGAACAAAAGCATTGGTTTTGTGCCTACTATGGGCGCTTTACACCAGGGACACCTCTCATTAATAGCACAAAGCAAACGGGAAAACGATATTACAGTTTGTAGCATATTTGTGAATCCCACCCAGTTCAACGATCCAAAAGATTTTGAAAAGTACCCCATTACCACTGCACAGGACATTCAACTGTCCGAACAGGCAGGGCTGGATATACTATTCATGCCCACCGTGGATGAAATGTATCCCAACGGGCAGCAGTTAGCCACCCCTTACCCCCTGGGCCGGATAGAAACCCTGCTGGAAGGCGCTTTTCGTCCCGGACATTTTCAGGGAGTTTGTCAGGTAGTGCACCATTTGTTGAACATTGTACAGCCTGATGCCATTGTTATGGGTCAGAAAGATTACCAGCAGTGCATGGTAATTAGTAAGCTGCTGGAAATAACCGGCCTGCCTACCCAACTAAAACTTGGTGCTACCCTGCGCGAAACCGATGGATTGGCCATGAGCAGCCGTAATGTGCGCCTTTCGCCCGAAGCCAGGCAAAAAGCCACCGCCATCTACAAAAGTTTAACAGAAATCAGCCAACACATAACAAAAAAAGATATTATCACTTTAGAAGAAGAAGCCACCAGCTTTTTGCTGAAAAATGGCTTTGACAAGGTAGATTATATCAGTATTGCAGATGCTGTTACCCTGGAACCTGTTACAAAACCAGTAAAAGATCAGCAACTGGTGGTGCTGGTGGCAGCATTTATTGACAACGTGCGCCTGATTGATAATTTGTTATTTAGTTTTTCGTCATAA
- a CDS encoding lysylphosphatidylglycerol synthase transmembrane domain-containing protein yields MKRITLYIIKYLVGFGIALFFVWWSVHSLTAADTADIKAALLKARFWLLLPVFAVLIASHWFRARRWKQLIQPLGYTPTTAQLLCGLLIGYIANQLIPRAGEIIRCTSVAKAAQIPTEKLIGTLVAERAFDILCLAIITTATVLLEYQHMETYFIELYNRAGHSIVNGGNGRWWWLLGIAIVILSLVWVWRRVKHHHKTAHLVKSVMKGLAEGLRSIQRLENKPLFLLNTLLIWTCYIFSTWIGCWALQETAHLPVTTALAMLIFGSLGIMVTPGGLGAYPIIIQKTLSFYGLSENIGRASGWILWTAQFIFTMVTGTIAWIMIHHLKQRMNEKRSTHPA; encoded by the coding sequence ATGAAACGGATAACCCTTTATATAATTAAATACTTAGTAGGCTTTGGTATTGCCCTGTTTTTTGTCTGGTGGTCGGTACATTCACTCACCGCTGCCGACACAGCCGATATCAAAGCCGCTTTATTAAAAGCCCGTTTCTGGCTGCTTTTACCTGTTTTTGCCGTTCTTATCGCCAGCCACTGGTTTCGCGCCCGACGCTGGAAACAACTTATACAACCATTAGGCTACACACCCACTACCGCACAATTGCTTTGCGGCCTGCTTATCGGCTATATTGCCAACCAGTTAATTCCGCGGGCAGGTGAAATTATTCGCTGCACCTCCGTGGCAAAAGCCGCACAAATACCCACAGAAAAACTCATTGGCACCCTGGTAGCCGAACGCGCCTTCGACATCCTGTGCCTGGCCATTATAACCACCGCTACCGTGCTGTTGGAATATCAGCACATGGAAACTTATTTCATCGAATTATACAACAGGGCCGGCCACAGCATAGTAAACGGAGGAAACGGTCGCTGGTGGTGGCTGTTGGGAATAGCCATAGTCATTTTATCGCTGGTATGGGTCTGGCGCCGGGTAAAGCACCACCATAAAACAGCGCACCTGGTAAAAAGTGTGATGAAAGGATTAGCAGAAGGGCTTAGAAGTATTCAGCGGCTGGAAAATAAACCCCTGTTCCTGCTCAACACCCTGTTGATATGGACCTGCTATATTTTTTCTACCTGGATTGGCTGCTGGGCCTTGCAGGAAACGGCGCACCTGCCCGTAACTACTGCCCTGGCCATGCTTATCTTCGGTTCACTGGGCATAATGGTTACGCCCGGTGGGCTGGGCGCCTACCCTATCATTATTCAAAAAACCCTCAGCTTTTATGGATTAAGTGAAAACATTGGACGCGCCAGCGGGTGGATATTATGGACTGCACAATTTATCTTTACAATGGTAACAGGAACAATAGCCTGGATTATGATACATCACTTAAAACAAAGAATGAATGAGAAACGCAGCACACATCCCGCATAA